In Uranotaenia lowii strain MFRU-FL chromosome 2, ASM2978415v1, whole genome shotgun sequence, one genomic interval encodes:
- the LOC129746690 gene encoding uncharacterized protein LOC129746690, producing MEIKSCAVDKCSANSDQCPYLFFLKVPLNINRRIDWCDAMGIANQKGTLYCCTRHFDIPGDFDGESSTEKTGVRLKLKTDVLPHKSLPGLNSIKNIYAIFEQVKINGKVDKFSKFLLPIIQHDLQIQVPLTIKTAALQKAFQFVVDTITTFFATDGLKSRFNLVETLRQNRNALLEIINEKPPCGEVQGTIALRTIMPFLQYEAHGSLEVPIDRKRIESLYFEIESNTLNACLLPVKREQVERDNFEDLLFIPGIKITLSLPFFEVCREILSNSEMFIVSRKELTSKGPAKASGVEMFQKVDKPYRLKTANIGQHITLEYLYILIELLELYDFMMEPKQKLILIMLLKQIRHELTDYDMRELNVVYARYLSRFKYYRTLNHHIKPEQDEPKVPMYVKEIINPELNIQILSAIDVDSAATERIEAYFKPILEHLTGKGDENAYLRFVDKLKTCISYGCEDCDVTFESEIGHLSIEEHRQCGRKIWKCSNCSCSFPETNISSKSWSHDCSRSATPSKLQKMTE from the exons ATGGAAATCAAATCCTGTGCGGTAGACAAATGTTCTGCCAACTCGGACCAGTGTCCGTACTTATTTTTCCTCAAAGTGCCTCTAAACATAAACCGTCGGATCGATTGGTGTGACGCTATGGGAATAGCCAACCAGAAGGGCACACTTTATTGCTGCACCAGGCATTTTGACATACCTGGGGATTTCGACGGAGAATCTTCTACGGAAAAAACTGGCGTACGGCTGAAGTTGAAGACCGATGTTCTTCCCCACAAAAGTTTACCTGGGTTAA ATTCCATAAAGAATATTTACGCTATTTTCGAACAAGTCAAAATCAACGGAAAAGTAGATAAATTTTCGAAGTTTCTCCTGCCAATTATCCAGCACGACTTACAAATTCAAGTACCGCTGACTATCAAAACGGCTGCACTCCAAAAAGCGTTTCAATTTGTAGTAGATACGATAACGACCTTTTTTGCTACTGATGGTCTCAAATCTCGCTTCAATCTAGTAGAAACTCTGAGACAAAATCGTAACGCTTTGTTGGAGATAATTAATGAAAAGCCACCATGTGGTGAAGTGCAAGGAACCATAGCTCTGAGAACAATCATGCCGTTCTTACAGTACGAAGCACATGGATCTTTAGAAGTGCCAATTGACCGAAAACGTATTGAATCTTTATATTTCGAGATAGAATCTAATACCCTTAACGCTTGTCTTCTTCCCGTAAAAAGAGAACAAGTTGAACGGGACAATTTTGAAGATCTATTGTTCATCCCAGGAATCAAAATAACACTCTCTCTACCCTTCTTCGAAGTTTGTCgcgaaattttatcaaactcTGAAATGTTTATAGTCAGTAGGAAAGAATTGACCTCCAAGGGCCCAGCTAAAGCTAGTGGAGTAgaaatgtttcaaaaagttGATAAACCATACCGTCTTAAAACCGCCAATATTGGACAACATATCACCTTAGAGTATCTGTATATTTTGATTGAACTATTGGAATTGTACGATTTTATGATGGAACCAAagcaaaaattaatattaattatGCTTCTTAAACAAATTCGCCATGAACTTACAGACTACGATATGAGAGAATTAAATGTTGTATATGCGCGGTATTTATCACGCTTCAAATATTATCGTACTCTTAATCATCACATCAAACCTGAACAAGATGAGCCAAAAGTTCCAATGTATGTCAAAGAGATAATAAATCCCGAGCTGAATATTCAGATTTTAAGTGCCATTGATGTTGATTCGGCAGCAACAGAAAGAATTGAAGCATATTTCAAGCCAATCTTAGAGCACTTGACAGGCAAGGGAGACGAAAATGCGTATCTGAGATTCGTTGATAAACTGAAAACTTGTATTAGTTATGGTTGTGAGGATTGTGATGTGACATTTGAATCGGAAATTGGTCATCTGAGCATCGAAGAACACCGACAATGTGGAAGAAAAATATGGAAATGCTCTAATTGCTCCTGCTCTTTCCCAGAAACAAACATTTCGTCGAAAAGTTGGTCACATGACTGTAGTCGCAGCGCAACACCTTCTAAACTCCAAAAGATGACTGAATAA
- the LOC129744152 gene encoding uncharacterized protein LOC129744152, producing MLQIVDYLTTFIQPSSKASVQKNKSKTRRMSTPNLRSGTTHNQGYLNYYPNQPAVQIHRVPNFPPHYAYQYHPGCPLCPIDPHFSRYPYYQHPYPHQVPMPPVYYHPDRWQMANPR from the exons atgctccAGATAGTCGACTACCTGACTACGTTCATTCAGCCTTCGTCTAAAGCATCGGTTCAGAAAAAT aaatcaaaaactAGAAGGATGTCTACACCGAACTTGAGGTCTGGCACAACACACAACCAAGGATATCTGAATTACTACCCTAATCAGCCAGCTGTGCAGATACATCGGGTACCCAACTTCCCGCCACACTACGCCTATCAGTACCATCCAGGATGTCCACTTTGCCCCATTGATCCACACTTTTCTCGGTATCCTTACTATCAACATCCTTATCCACATCAGGTACCCATGCCTCCGGTTTATTACCATCCAGATCGATGGCAAATGGCCAATCCCAGATGA